One Mixta gaviniae genomic window carries:
- a CDS encoding glycosyltransferase translates to MTQPRQKILLLDNGREWGGGTNSMLELLKRVDRDRFDITCCFYYNYQRGEGETIESVLTALGIPVVFIPQRKQPLSAKLQKELLRALLFFSRPLKKRVTDAIDRSWRVAPNARSLRELLLQGGYQTLYMNNQPSTNVEGYLAVKDLPVGLVQHCRIEPQLTPSLVEMINQRVDAIIAVSHGVSQTLRDGGVDAARCFTVSNAIDIHQPLPDRATVRARLGLPTDSFLFGSIGSLIPRKATHHTLQALSAFRRASPTVNWHMVVVGTGPELENLQQLAAREGIADRVIFTGFRNNPLDYLAAMDVFVLASRSEGLPRVVLEAMLVNTAVIGSRVVGTAELVDDGRTGLLFDYGDTARLCAHMQALSQDNALRQQLISQANANVKAHYAIEHYVAGVEALLQSVAKEPLPHV, encoded by the coding sequence ATGACGCAACCTCGACAAAAAATCCTGTTATTGGATAACGGCAGAGAATGGGGCGGCGGCACAAATAGCATGCTGGAGCTGCTCAAACGCGTCGATCGTGACCGTTTCGATATAACCTGCTGTTTTTATTACAACTATCAGCGCGGCGAAGGTGAAACGATCGAATCGGTACTGACGGCGCTTGGCATACCGGTGGTCTTTATTCCGCAGCGCAAGCAGCCGCTTTCCGCCAAGCTGCAGAAAGAGCTGCTGCGTGCGTTGCTGTTTTTCAGCCGTCCGCTGAAAAAACGCGTCACCGATGCGATCGATCGCAGCTGGCGCGTGGCGCCGAACGCCCGCAGCCTGCGCGAGCTGCTGCTGCAGGGCGGCTACCAGACGCTTTATATGAACAATCAGCCCAGCACCAACGTAGAGGGTTATCTGGCGGTGAAAGATCTGCCTGTTGGCCTGGTGCAGCATTGTCGTATCGAACCCCAGCTCACTCCCTCGCTGGTGGAGATGATCAACCAGCGCGTCGATGCGATTATCGCCGTCTCTCACGGCGTCAGCCAGACGCTGCGCGACGGCGGCGTCGATGCCGCGCGCTGCTTCACGGTATCCAACGCGATCGATATCCACCAGCCGCTGCCCGATCGCGCGACCGTACGCGCCCGGCTTGGCCTGCCGACCGATAGCTTTCTCTTCGGCAGCATTGGCTCGCTGATCCCGCGCAAGGCGACGCATCACACTCTGCAGGCGCTCAGCGCCTTTCGCCGCGCCTCGCCGACCGTAAACTGGCATATGGTGGTGGTCGGCACCGGCCCTGAGCTGGAAAACCTGCAGCAGCTGGCGGCGCGGGAAGGCATCGCCGATCGCGTCATCTTCACTGGCTTTCGCAACAACCCGCTCGATTATCTGGCGGCGATGGATGTCTTTGTGCTGGCGTCACGCAGCGAAGGCCTGCCACGCGTGGTCCTGGAAGCGATGCTGGTTAACACCGCAGTGATCGGCTCGCGCGTAGTGGGCACCGCCGAACTGGTTGATGACGGGCGCACCGGTCTGCTGTTTGACTATGGTGATACGGCGCGGCTCTGCGCGCATATGCAGGCGCTCTCCCAGGATAACGCTTTGCGCCAGCAGCTGATATCCCAGGCGAATGCCAACGTTAAGGCTCATTACGCTATCGAACATTATGTCGCAGGCGTCGAAGCGCTCCTGCAGAGCGTGGCAAAGGAACCCCTACCGCATGTTTAA
- the cpxR gene encoding envelope stress response regulator transcription factor CpxR: protein MNKILLVDDDRELTSLLKELLEMEGFNIVVASDGEQALNLLDDSIDLLLLDVMMPRKNGIDTLKELRQQYQTPVIMLTARGSELDRVLGLELGADDYLPKPFNDRELVARIRAILRRSSWSEQQQQHDNSSPTLEVDCLRLNPGRQEASFDNVTLDLTGTEFTLLYLLAQHLGQVVSREHLSQEVLGKRLTPFDRAIDMHISNLRRKLPERRDGHPWFKTLRGRGYLMVSAS, encoded by the coding sequence ATGAATAAAATCCTGTTGGTAGATGATGACCGCGAATTAACTTCGCTGCTGAAAGAACTGCTTGAAATGGAAGGGTTTAATATTGTTGTCGCCTCTGATGGCGAACAGGCCTTGAACCTGCTTGACGACTCGATTGACCTGTTATTGCTCGACGTGATGATGCCCCGGAAAAACGGCATCGATACCTTAAAAGAACTGCGCCAGCAGTACCAGACGCCGGTCATTATGCTGACCGCGCGCGGCAGCGAACTGGACCGCGTACTGGGCCTGGAGCTGGGCGCGGATGATTACCTGCCGAAACCTTTCAATGACCGCGAACTGGTGGCGCGCATTCGCGCAATCCTGCGTCGTTCCAGCTGGAGCGAACAGCAGCAGCAGCACGACAACAGCTCCCCGACGCTGGAAGTGGACTGTCTGCGCCTGAACCCGGGGCGTCAGGAAGCGAGCTTCGATAACGTGACGCTGGATCTGACCGGCACCGAATTCACTCTGCTCTATCTACTGGCGCAGCATTTGGGCCAGGTGGTCTCTCGCGAGCATCTGAGCCAGGAAGTGCTGGGCAAACGCCTGACGCCGTTCGATCGCGCTATCGATATGCATATCTCCAACCTGCGCCGTAAACTGCCTGAGCGCCGCGATGGCCACCCCTGGTTTAAAACGTTGCGCGGCCGTGGATACCTGATGGTTTCCGCATCATGA
- the envC gene encoding murein hydrolase activator EnvC: MREKASVLHTWTPGNFMACYAPLRSSLSALSASLLCAGALLLPLHAGAAEDSKSQLKSIQQDIAEKEKSVRLQKEQRSKLLDQLQSQEKVIAEASRKLRQTQQQLTRLNKDIDALTHSIERLQKQQAQQENLLAQQLDAAFRQGKHSGLQLLLSGEESQRNERILSYFGYLNEARQKTIGELQQTRRDLAAQKADLLNKQNQQKALLSEQQTQQGRLEEARVARKKTLATLENALEKDQADLVEMRQNESRLQDKIARAEREAKARAEREAREAEQVRKRQAQAKAKGSTYKPTESERSLMSRTGGLGRPGGQAFWPVRGHIEHRFGEALQGELRWKGLVIDAPEGTEVKAIADGRVLMADWLQGYGLVVVVEHGKGDMSLYGYNQSALVSTGDQVRAGQPIALVGTSGGRGTPSLYFEIRRQGQAVNPLPWLGR; this comes from the coding sequence ATGAGGGAAAAAGCATCAGTTTTACACACATGGACTCCAGGTAACTTTATGGCCTGTTACGCGCCGTTACGCAGCAGTTTGTCCGCGCTTTCCGCCAGCCTGTTATGCGCTGGCGCGCTGCTGTTGCCGCTTCACGCCGGCGCAGCGGAGGACAGCAAGTCACAGCTTAAATCCATTCAGCAGGATATTGCGGAAAAAGAAAAAAGCGTCCGGCTGCAGAAAGAGCAGCGCAGCAAGCTGCTTGACCAGCTGCAGAGCCAGGAGAAAGTGATTGCCGAAGCCAGCCGCAAGTTGCGCCAGACGCAGCAGCAGCTGACCCGCCTGAACAAAGATATCGATGCCCTCACCCACTCTATCGAGCGGCTGCAAAAGCAGCAGGCGCAGCAGGAAAACCTGCTGGCGCAACAGCTTGACGCCGCGTTCCGTCAGGGCAAACACAGCGGCCTGCAATTGCTGCTCAGTGGTGAAGAGAGCCAGCGCAACGAGCGCATTCTTTCCTACTTCGGCTACCTCAATGAAGCGCGTCAGAAAACCATTGGCGAACTGCAGCAAACGCGCCGCGATCTCGCGGCGCAAAAAGCCGATCTGCTGAATAAGCAAAATCAGCAGAAGGCGTTGCTCAGCGAGCAGCAAACTCAGCAGGGACGGCTGGAAGAGGCGCGCGTCGCGCGGAAAAAAACGCTGGCCACGCTGGAAAATGCGCTGGAGAAAGATCAGGCCGATCTGGTGGAAATGCGCCAGAACGAAAGCCGTCTGCAGGATAAAATTGCCCGCGCCGAGCGTGAAGCCAAAGCGCGCGCCGAACGCGAAGCCCGCGAGGCGGAGCAGGTGCGTAAACGCCAGGCGCAGGCGAAGGCGAAAGGCTCCACCTATAAACCGACCGAAAGCGAACGCTCGTTGATGTCGCGCACCGGCGGTCTTGGCCGTCCCGGCGGCCAGGCGTTCTGGCCGGTACGCGGCCATATTGAACATCGCTTCGGTGAGGCGTTGCAGGGCGAGCTGCGCTGGAAAGGTCTGGTGATCGATGCGCCGGAAGGCACCGAAGTCAAAGCGATCGCCGACGGGCGCGTGCTGATGGCCGACTGGCTGCAGGGCTACGGCCTGGTGGTGGTGGTCGAGCATGGCAAAGGCGACATGAGCCTGTACGGCTATAACCAGAGCGCGCTGGTCAGCACCGGCGATCAGGTCAGGGCCGGCCAGCCGATTGCGCTGGTCGGCACCAGCGGCGGCCGCGGCACGCCGTCGCTCTATTTCGAAATCCGTCGTCAGGGACAGGCGGTCAACCCACTCCCGTGGTTAGGAAGATAG
- the trmL gene encoding tRNA (uridine(34)/cytosine(34)/5-carboxymethylaminomethyluridine(34)-2'-O)-methyltransferase TrmL, with protein sequence MLNIVLFEPEIPPNTGNIIRLCANTGFQLHLIEPLGFAWDDKRLRRAGLDYHEFTAIKRHASFEDFCLNEKPERLFALTTKGTPAHSAVSYQAGDYLLFGPESRGLPDTILGALPPQQKIRIPMLAQSRSMNLSNAVSVVVYEAWRQLDYSGALLKS encoded by the coding sequence ATGCTGAATATCGTCTTATTTGAACCTGAAATACCGCCTAACACCGGCAACATCATCCGTCTGTGCGCCAATACCGGCTTCCAGCTGCATCTGATTGAGCCGCTGGGCTTTGCCTGGGATGATAAGCGTCTGCGCCGCGCCGGGCTGGATTATCATGAATTTACCGCGATTAAACGCCACGCCAGCTTTGAGGATTTCTGCCTCAACGAGAAGCCGGAGCGTCTGTTTGCGCTGACCACCAAAGGCACGCCCGCCCACAGCGCGGTCAGCTACCAGGCAGGCGATTATCTGCTGTTTGGCCCGGAAAGCCGCGGCCTGCCAGATACCATTCTGGGCGCCCTGCCGCCGCAGCAAAAAATCCGTATTCCCATGCTGGCGCAGAGCCGTAGTATGAATCTGTCGAATGCGGTTTCGGTGGTGGTGTACGAAGCCTGGCGCCAGCTGGACTATAGCGGTGCGCTGCTGAAAAGCTAA
- the gpsA gene encoding NAD(P)H-dependent glycerol-3-phosphate dehydrogenase — translation MNKRNASVTVLGAGSYGTALAITLARNGHQVLLWGHNPQHLAQLETDRCNAAFLPDVPFPDTLSTEPDLADAVAASRDLLIVVPSHVFGEVLAQVRPHLRPDSRIVWATKGLERETGRLLQDVAREIVGDALPLAVISGPTFAKELAAGLPTAIALAATDPQFADDLQQLLHCGKSFRVYNNPDFIGVQLGGAVKNVIAIGAGISDGIGFGANARTALITRGLAEMSRLGEALGADPTTFMGMAGLGDLVLTCTDNQSRNRRFGMMLGQGVDVESAQAQIGQVVEGYRNTKEVRALAARYGVEMPITEQIYQVLYCEKSAREAALSLLGRARRDENSSR, via the coding sequence ATGAATAAGCGTAACGCGTCAGTTACCGTGCTGGGTGCCGGATCTTACGGCACCGCATTGGCCATTACCCTCGCCCGCAACGGCCATCAGGTGCTGTTGTGGGGCCATAATCCTCAGCATTTAGCACAGCTGGAAACCGATCGCTGCAACGCCGCCTTTCTGCCGGACGTGCCTTTCCCCGATACCCTTTCGACCGAACCCGATCTGGCCGACGCCGTCGCCGCCAGCCGCGATCTGTTGATTGTGGTGCCGAGCCACGTATTCGGCGAAGTGCTGGCCCAGGTCAGGCCGCATTTGCGTCCCGATTCGCGGATCGTTTGGGCCACGAAAGGGCTGGAGCGCGAAACCGGCCGCCTGCTGCAGGATGTGGCGCGCGAAATTGTAGGCGATGCGCTGCCGCTGGCGGTGATCTCCGGCCCTACCTTCGCCAAAGAGCTGGCTGCCGGCTTGCCGACCGCCATTGCGTTGGCCGCCACCGATCCGCAGTTCGCCGACGATCTGCAACAGCTGCTGCACTGCGGCAAAAGCTTCCGCGTTTACAACAATCCTGATTTTATCGGCGTGCAGCTGGGCGGCGCGGTGAAAAACGTGATCGCCATCGGCGCCGGGATTTCAGACGGCATCGGTTTCGGCGCCAACGCCCGTACCGCGCTGATTACGCGCGGCCTGGCGGAAATGAGCCGCCTTGGCGAAGCGCTGGGTGCCGATCCCACCACCTTTATGGGCATGGCAGGGCTGGGCGATCTGGTGCTGACCTGTACCGACAACCAGTCGCGCAACCGCCGCTTCGGCATGATGCTGGGCCAGGGCGTGGATGTGGAAAGCGCCCAGGCGCAAATTGGTCAGGTGGTTGAAGGCTATCGCAACACCAAAGAGGTGAGGGCGCTGGCGGCGCGCTACGGCGTCGAGATGCCGATAACCGAGCAAATTTATCAGGTATTGTATTGCGAAAAATCAGCGCGCGAGGCAGCATTGAGTTTGCTGGGGCGTGCCCGTAGGGATGAAAACAGCAGTCGCTGA
- a CDS encoding divergent polysaccharide deacetylase family protein: MFSVKKIAAALGGLLLLGSANAGKLAIVIDDFGYRPQQENQVLQMPNAISVAVLPTAPHAHEMATKAHQRGHEVLIHLPMAPLSKQPLERDTLQPEMGQEEIARIIRNAVANVPYAVGMNNHMGSKMTSSLPGMLKVMQVLDHYNLYFLDSMTIGNSQATRAAAGTQVKVIKRRVFLDDNQNEAEIRKQFNRAVHLAQRNGSAIAIGHPHPTTVRVLQQMLPALPADITLVRPSQLLNEPQRDGPAAVPAQPTSPPKPHNPFRGLAVCQTPQPVPPVPATRALSVIADSVQQSALVQKIGSLF, encoded by the coding sequence TTGTTTTCAGTGAAAAAAATTGCCGCCGCGCTGGGCGGCCTGCTGCTGCTCGGTTCGGCCAACGCCGGTAAGCTCGCCATCGTGATCGATGATTTCGGCTACCGCCCGCAGCAGGAAAATCAGGTGCTGCAGATGCCCAACGCCATTTCGGTCGCGGTGCTGCCTACCGCCCCGCACGCGCATGAAATGGCGACCAAAGCGCATCAGCGCGGCCATGAAGTGCTTATCCACCTGCCGATGGCGCCGCTCAGCAAGCAGCCGCTGGAGCGCGACACGCTGCAGCCGGAGATGGGTCAGGAAGAGATCGCGCGCATTATCCGCAACGCGGTAGCGAACGTGCCCTATGCCGTCGGCATGAATAACCATATGGGCAGCAAGATGACTTCCAGCCTGCCGGGAATGCTTAAGGTGATGCAGGTGCTGGATCACTATAATCTCTACTTTCTCGACAGCATGACGATTGGCAACAGCCAGGCGACGCGCGCCGCCGCGGGTACCCAGGTGAAGGTGATTAAGCGCCGCGTCTTCCTCGACGATAACCAGAACGAAGCGGAAATCCGCAAACAGTTTAATCGCGCAGTGCATCTGGCGCAGCGCAACGGCTCCGCGATCGCCATCGGCCATCCCCATCCCACCACCGTTCGCGTGCTGCAGCAGATGCTGCCAGCCCTGCCTGCGGATATTACGCTGGTGCGTCCCAGCCAGCTGCTGAACGAGCCGCAGCGCGACGGGCCGGCCGCTGTGCCCGCACAACCGACGTCGCCGCCGAAGCCGCATAATCCGTTCCGCGGCCTTGCCGTATGCCAGACGCCGCAGCCGGTGCCGCCGGTGCCGGCGACGCGTGCGCTGTCGGTCATTGCCGACAGTGTTCAGCAGAGCGCGCTGGTGCAAAAAATAGGCAGCCTGTTCTGA
- a CDS encoding rhodanese-like domain-containing protein has protein sequence MQEIMQFASNHPILCLAWVVLLVLVIVTTFKGMFSKVKTISRGEATRLINKEDAVVVDTRSRDEFRKGHISGAHNIQAADIKKGSFGELEKHKAQPIIVVCATGNSAFESAAQLNAAGFEQVSVLKDGVAGWSSENLPLVRGK, from the coding sequence ATGCAAGAAATTATGCAATTCGCAAGCAATCACCCCATTCTCTGTCTGGCATGGGTCGTGCTGCTGGTTTTGGTAATCGTGACCACCTTTAAAGGCATGTTTTCCAAAGTTAAAACCATCAGCCGCGGTGAAGCTACGCGTTTAATTAACAAGGAAGATGCGGTTGTCGTCGATACCCGCTCCCGCGATGAGTTTCGTAAAGGTCACATTTCCGGCGCACATAATATTCAGGCGGCGGATATTAAAAAGGGCAGCTTCGGCGAGCTGGAAAAGCATAAAGCCCAGCCCATAATTGTAGTGTGCGCGACAGGTAATTCCGCATTCGAATCCGCCGCTCAACTGAACGCGGCAGGTTTTGAACAGGTCAGCGTGCTGAAAGACGGCGTCGCAGGCTGGAGCAGTGAAAATCTGCCGCTGGTGCGTGGCAAATAA
- the cpxP gene encoding cell-envelope stress modulator CpxP, which produces MRKVTAVVFASASVVFSYSSAWAADVTTIDGMHQPGEALTGSIAQNPQSQMFDGIKLSEQQRQQMRDLMQQTQHERPPVNVNDLETLHNLVIAEEFNEAAVRAQAEKLAQAQVARQVEMSRIRNQMYHLLTPQQQAVLQQKHEQRMSELRKLTNLQQVTSLHEASSTGSNQ; this is translated from the coding sequence ATGCGCAAGGTAACCGCCGTCGTCTTTGCTTCAGCCTCGGTGGTTTTTAGTTACTCCAGCGCATGGGCAGCAGACGTTACGACGATTGACGGGATGCATCAGCCGGGCGAAGCGTTGACTGGCAGCATAGCGCAAAATCCGCAAAGCCAGATGTTTGACGGCATTAAGCTTTCGGAGCAGCAGCGTCAGCAGATGCGGGATCTGATGCAGCAAACGCAACATGAGCGTCCTCCCGTTAACGTAAACGACTTAGAAACACTGCATAATTTAGTGATTGCAGAAGAATTTAATGAAGCAGCCGTCAGGGCGCAGGCAGAAAAGTTAGCACAGGCACAGGTTGCGCGGCAGGTCGAAATGTCCCGCATCCGCAACCAGATGTATCACCTGCTAACGCCGCAGCAACAGGCTGTTTTGCAGCAAAAGCATGAGCAACGCATGAGTGAGTTGCGCAAGCTAACGAATCTGCAGCAGGTGACATCGCTGCATGAAGCGAGCAGTACCGG
- the cpxA gene encoding envelope stress sensor histidine kinase CpxA translates to MISSLTTRIFAIFWLTLALVLMLVLMLPKLDSRQLTSLLESEQRQGTMIEQHVEAELMQDPPNDLMWWRRLFRAIDKWAPPGQRLLLVTSEGRVIGAQHNEMQIIRNFIGQSDNADHPQKKKYGRVELVGPFAVRDGEDNYQLYLMRPASSSQLDFINLLFDRPLLLLIVTMLISSPLLLWLAWSLAKPARKLKHAADEVASGNLRQHPELEAGPQEFLAAGSSFNQMVSALERMMTAQQRLLSDISHELRTPLTRLQLATALMRRRYGEGKELGRIELEAQRLDGMINDLLVLSRTQHKNALVSEAMKANHLWNGVLEDAKFEAEQMGKKLEVPYPPGPWPLYGNPHALESALENIVRNALRYSHSHISVSFSVDNQGITVHVDDDGPGVSAEDREQIFRPFYRTDEARDRESGGTGLGLAIVETAVQQHRGWVKADDSPLGGLRLTIWLPLYSVR, encoded by the coding sequence ATGATAAGCAGTTTGACCACCCGCATCTTCGCCATCTTCTGGTTAACCCTGGCGCTGGTTTTGATGCTGGTGCTAATGCTTCCCAAGCTCGACTCACGTCAGCTTACGTCGCTGCTGGAAAGCGAGCAGCGACAGGGCACCATGATTGAGCAGCACGTTGAAGCGGAACTGATGCAGGATCCGCCGAACGACCTGATGTGGTGGCGTCGGCTGTTCCGCGCCATTGATAAATGGGCGCCGCCCGGTCAGCGCCTGCTGCTGGTCACCAGCGAAGGGCGGGTGATCGGCGCGCAGCACAACGAAATGCAGATTATCCGTAACTTTATCGGCCAGTCTGACAATGCCGACCACCCGCAGAAAAAGAAATATGGCCGCGTCGAACTGGTCGGCCCCTTTGCCGTACGCGACGGCGAGGACAACTACCAGCTTTACCTGATGCGTCCGGCCAGCAGTTCGCAGCTCGACTTTATCAACCTGCTGTTTGATCGCCCGCTGCTGCTCCTGATCGTTACCATGCTGATCAGTTCGCCGCTGCTGCTCTGGCTGGCCTGGAGCCTGGCGAAGCCAGCGCGCAAGCTGAAACACGCGGCGGATGAGGTGGCGAGCGGCAATCTGCGCCAGCATCCGGAACTGGAAGCGGGGCCGCAGGAGTTTCTCGCCGCCGGCTCCAGCTTCAACCAGATGGTCAGCGCGCTGGAGCGGATGATGACGGCGCAGCAGCGTCTGCTGTCCGACATCTCGCATGAGTTGCGCACCCCGCTAACGCGCCTGCAGCTGGCGACGGCGCTGATGCGTCGCCGCTACGGCGAAGGCAAAGAGCTGGGGCGCATCGAGCTGGAGGCGCAGCGCCTTGACGGCATGATCAACGACCTGCTGGTGCTGTCGCGCACGCAGCACAAAAATGCGCTGGTCAGCGAGGCGATGAAGGCGAACCATCTCTGGAACGGCGTACTGGAAGACGCGAAGTTCGAAGCGGAGCAGATGGGGAAAAAGCTGGAGGTGCCCTATCCGCCGGGTCCCTGGCCGCTCTACGGCAACCCGCACGCGCTGGAAAGCGCGCTGGAGAACATTGTCCGCAATGCGCTACGCTACTCGCACTCGCATATCTCAGTCAGTTTTTCGGTGGACAATCAGGGAATTACAGTACATGTGGATGACGACGGCCCGGGCGTCAGCGCGGAAGATCGCGAACAGATTTTTCGTCCCTTCTATCGCACTGATGAAGCGCGCGACCGCGAATCAGGCGGGACCGGCCTGGGGCTGGCCATCGTGGAAACCGCCGTTCAGCAGCATCGCGGCTGGGTGAAAGCGGATGACAGCCCGCTTGGCGGCCTGCGTCTGACCATCTGGCTGCCGCTGTACTCTGTGCGCTAA
- the grxC gene encoding glutaredoxin 3, with product MANVEMYTKATCPYCHRAKALLAQKGVAFQEIPIDGDANKREEMIKRSGRTTVPQIFIDAQHIGGCDDLYALDSREGLDPLLK from the coding sequence ATGGCTAACGTAGAGATGTATACCAAAGCGACCTGTCCTTACTGCCATCGGGCAAAAGCGCTGCTGGCGCAAAAGGGCGTCGCTTTCCAGGAAATCCCTATTGATGGCGATGCGAACAAGCGCGAAGAGATGATCAAGCGCAGCGGCCGCACGACCGTACCGCAGATTTTTATCGATGCGCAGCACATTGGCGGCTGCGACGATCTTTACGCGCTGGACAGCCGCGAAGGGCTTGATCCTCTGCTGAAGTAA
- the secB gene encoding protein-export chaperone SecB produces the protein MSEQNTSEMSFQIQRIYTKDISFEAPNAPQVFQKEWEPEVKLDLDTASSQLGDGVYEVVLRVTVTASVGTDTAFLCEVQQAGIFTISGIEGTQMAHCLGAYCPNILFPYARECITSLVSRGTFPQLNLAPVNFDALFMNYLQQQEGGEPRQDA, from the coding sequence ATGTCAGAACAAAACACCAGCGAAATGTCATTCCAGATCCAGCGTATCTATACGAAAGATATTTCTTTTGAAGCGCCTAACGCGCCGCAGGTTTTCCAGAAAGAGTGGGAGCCGGAAGTGAAACTGGACCTGGACACCGCATCCAGCCAGCTGGGCGACGGCGTTTACGAAGTTGTGCTGCGCGTGACCGTGACGGCTTCCGTCGGCACCGACACCGCTTTCCTGTGTGAAGTGCAGCAGGCAGGCATCTTCACCATTTCCGGCATCGAAGGCACCCAGATGGCACACTGCCTCGGCGCCTACTGCCCGAATATTCTGTTCCCGTACGCCCGTGAATGCATCACCAGCCTGGTTTCACGCGGCACCTTCCCGCAGCTTAACCTTGCGCCGGTCAACTTCGATGCGCTGTTTATGAACTACCTGCAGCAGCAAGAAGGCGGCGAACCTCGTCAGGATGCCTGA
- the cysE gene encoding serine O-acetyltransferase, with amino-acid sequence MSDEELKLVWNNIKAEGRALADCEPMLASFFHATLLKHENLEGALSYMLANKLANAIMPAIAIREIVEEAYRQDPSMIAAAARDIQAVLLRDPAIDKYSTPLLYLKGFHALQAYRIGHWLWNEGRRALAVYLQNEISVSFAVDIHPAARIGCGIMLDHATGIVIGETAVVENDVSILQSVTLGGTGKTSGDRHPKIREGVMIGAGAKILGNIEVGRGAKIGAGSVVLQPVPPHTTAAGVPARIVGKPASEKPSMDMDQHFNGTVPGFEFGDGI; translated from the coding sequence ATGTCGGATGAAGAACTGAAGCTGGTCTGGAATAACATCAAAGCAGAAGGGCGAGCCCTTGCGGATTGTGAACCGATGCTGGCCAGCTTTTTCCATGCGACGTTGCTTAAGCATGAAAACCTGGAGGGCGCGCTAAGCTATATGCTGGCGAACAAGCTGGCAAATGCCATTATGCCGGCGATCGCCATCCGGGAGATCGTTGAAGAGGCGTATCGTCAGGATCCGTCGATGATTGCCGCCGCCGCACGCGATATTCAGGCGGTGCTGCTGCGCGACCCGGCTATCGACAAATACTCCACGCCGCTGCTCTACCTGAAAGGTTTTCATGCCCTGCAGGCTTACCGCATCGGCCATTGGCTGTGGAATGAGGGCCGCCGGGCGCTGGCGGTCTACCTGCAAAACGAAATTTCTGTCTCTTTCGCCGTGGATATCCATCCGGCAGCGCGCATCGGCTGCGGCATTATGCTCGACCACGCTACCGGCATTGTGATTGGCGAAACGGCGGTCGTGGAAAACGATGTCTCTATTCTGCAGTCGGTCACGCTGGGCGGGACCGGCAAAACCAGCGGCGATCGTCATCCGAAAATTCGTGAAGGGGTGATGATTGGCGCGGGCGCGAAAATCCTCGGTAATATCGAAGTGGGACGTGGCGCGAAAATCGGCGCCGGTTCGGTGGTACTGCAGCCGGTGCCGCCCCACACCACCGCCGCCGGCGTGCCGGCGCGCATCGTCGGCAAACCGGCCAGCGAAAAACCCTCAATGGATATGGATCAGCACTTCAACGGCACCGTGCCGGGGTTTGAATTCGGCGACGGCATCTGA